Proteins from a genomic interval of Pseudomonas versuta:
- a CDS encoding PepSY domain-containing protein, with the protein MLKKTFAAAITAAVLLSSGAAMAAATPGPNWAFSKEAVEVLQGKNGYTVIKKIELENPAAGIWKAEGLKKIDGVEVEVETTFDHNGKVISEKKD; encoded by the coding sequence ATGTTGAAGAAAACCTTTGCTGCTGCGATCACTGCCGCTGTTCTGTTGAGCTCCGGCGCTGCGATGGCTGCTGCCACTCCTGGCCCGAACTGGGCATTCTCCAAAGAAGCAGTGGAAGTGCTTCAGGGTAAGAATGGCTACACCGTGATCAAGAAAATCGAGCTGGAAAATCCGGCTGCAGGCATCTGGAAAGCAGAGGGCCTGAAGAAAATTGACGGCGTGGAAGTCGAGGTCGAAACCACTTTTGACCATAACGGCAAAGTGATTTCCGAGAAAAAAGACTGA
- a CDS encoding FecR family protein produces MSETRLTHTQVDAITEAAAQWCMRLHEPDCTEQEREAFAVWLKADPLHALEYEAMLDIWDVSEHLPRPAKVIALPGRQPHSTWRRLGIAAAITLLALPLAAYSGWQLGWVPNAYERLEASSSMKTVTLPDGSQVELNLGTQLTFSNYKDQRRVNLSKGEAFFKVRHDASHPFVVQAAEGRIRVTGTQFNVWRYEDQVRVTLLEGSVLVTGNQNLSGDGLRLEPGMQARYKAGDYTPQISQTYADTPDLAWRNGKLVLDNLTLADALPLINRYLDTPLVLADNATGKLRIGGVFNTHDINQLVTSLPKVLPVYLSLNQDGKPIINGRPGN; encoded by the coding sequence ATGAGCGAAACACGCCTCACACACACCCAAGTTGATGCCATCACCGAAGCTGCCGCTCAGTGGTGCATGCGCTTGCACGAGCCCGATTGCACTGAACAGGAACGTGAAGCCTTCGCTGTGTGGCTCAAGGCTGACCCTCTGCACGCGCTTGAATATGAAGCCATGCTCGACATCTGGGATGTCAGCGAACATTTGCCCCGTCCTGCCAAGGTCATTGCACTGCCTGGCCGCCAACCTCACAGCACTTGGCGCCGTTTGGGCATCGCGGCTGCTATCACCCTGCTAGCGCTTCCGCTGGCCGCTTACAGCGGCTGGCAATTGGGTTGGGTGCCCAACGCTTACGAGCGCCTTGAAGCCAGCAGCAGTATGAAAACCGTAACCCTGCCCGACGGCAGTCAGGTAGAGCTTAATCTCGGTACGCAACTGACCTTCAGCAACTACAAAGACCAGCGCCGGGTGAACCTGAGCAAGGGCGAAGCTTTTTTCAAGGTGCGCCACGATGCTTCCCACCCGTTCGTGGTGCAGGCAGCCGAAGGCCGCATTCGAGTCACCGGCACACAGTTCAATGTGTGGAGGTATGAAGACCAGGTGCGGGTGACGCTGCTCGAAGGATCGGTGCTGGTGACCGGCAACCAGAACCTGAGTGGTGACGGCCTGCGCCTCGAACCGGGGATGCAGGCCCGCTATAAAGCGGGCGACTACACGCCACAAATCAGCCAGACCTATGCCGACACTCCGGACCTGGCGTGGCGCAACGGCAAGCTGGTGCTGGACAACCTGACCCTGGCCGATGCCCTGCCCTTGATCAACCGCTATCTGGACACGCCCCTGGTACTGGCCGACAACGCCACCGGCAAACTGCGCATTGGCGGGGTGTTCAATACCCATGACATCAACCAGTTGGTGACGTCCCTGCCCAAGGTGTTGCCGGTGTACCTGAGCCTGAACCAGGACGGCAAGCCGATAATCAACGGCCGACCAGGCAACTAG
- a CDS encoding LysR family transcriptional regulator gives MDRINAMLVFTRIVDLGGFARAADSLQMPRASVTVLIKQLEAHLGVQLLHRTTRQVSPTLDGAAYYQRCVSLLSDLEEAEGLFRGSQPKGKLRVDMPAAVGRLVVFPALPEFTRRYPLIELEVGLSDRPVDLIREGVDCVVRGGLTMDDSLVARPLVMMDQVTCASPDYLQAHGVPQSLEDLSGHQVVEYFSSVSGKRYGLEFQAGDEVRLIDLPKQVSVNSAEGYLAACMAGYGLVQTPHYHVAQLVREGRLQEVLGDCLPPRLALTALYPQHRQLSSRVRVFVDWLVDLCGRPGSGFRH, from the coding sequence ATGGACCGAATCAACGCCATGCTGGTTTTTACCCGGATCGTCGACCTGGGTGGCTTTGCCAGGGCCGCAGACAGCCTGCAAATGCCCCGTGCCTCGGTCACGGTGCTGATCAAGCAACTGGAAGCACATTTGGGCGTTCAGTTGTTACATCGCACCACACGCCAGGTCAGTCCGACCCTGGATGGCGCTGCGTACTACCAGCGCTGCGTCAGCTTGCTGTCCGATCTTGAAGAGGCCGAGGGGCTGTTCAGGGGCAGCCAGCCAAAAGGCAAGTTGCGCGTCGATATGCCTGCGGCGGTGGGGCGTCTGGTGGTGTTCCCGGCGTTACCCGAGTTCACCCGGCGTTACCCCCTGATCGAGCTGGAAGTCGGCCTCAGTGACCGGCCGGTGGACCTGATTCGTGAAGGTGTGGATTGCGTGGTCCGTGGCGGTCTGACGATGGATGATTCGCTGGTGGCGCGTCCTCTGGTGATGATGGATCAGGTGACATGCGCCAGCCCCGACTATCTGCAGGCCCACGGAGTACCGCAATCGCTCGAAGACCTGAGCGGGCATCAGGTGGTGGAGTACTTCTCCAGTGTGTCGGGCAAGCGCTACGGGCTGGAGTTTCAGGCCGGGGACGAGGTGCGTCTGATCGATCTGCCCAAGCAGGTTTCGGTCAATAGCGCAGAAGGGTATCTGGCAGCGTGCATGGCGGGGTACGGGCTGGTGCAGACGCCGCATTATCACGTCGCACAACTGGTGCGCGAAGGGCGTTTGCAAGAGGTGCTCGGGGATTGTTTGCCACCGCGTCTGGCGTTGACGGCGTTGTACCCGCAACACCGGCAACTGTCTTCCCGGGTACGGGTGTTTGTCGACTGGCTGGTGGATTTGTGCGGGCGACCCGGCAGTGGTTTTCGGCACTGA
- a CDS encoding aldo/keto reductase, with amino-acid sequence MHTRQLGKDGPQVSAIGLGCMGMTDFYTTGSDTREAVATLHRALELGINLLDTADMYGPHTNEELIGQAIRGKRDQVFLASKFGIVRDPANPAARGVSGRPEYIRQSIEGSLKRLGVETLDLYYQHRMDPGVPIEDTVGAMADLVKAGKVRYLGLSEASATTLERAHKVHPISALQSEYSLWSRDPEDNGCLAACQRLGIAFVPYSPLGRGFLTGALKSADDFAADDYRRLSPRFQGDNFAKNLLLVEQVQALAAAKGVTAGQLALAWVLAQGDYLIPIPGTKQRKYLEENVAALDIKLSTSELQALQAIFPASAVAGQRYAEESMKQLNR; translated from the coding sequence ATGCACACTCGCCAACTCGGTAAAGACGGCCCGCAGGTCAGCGCTATTGGCCTGGGCTGCATGGGCATGACGGATTTCTATACCACCGGCAGTGACACCCGCGAAGCCGTGGCCACCTTGCACCGCGCACTGGAACTGGGCATCAACCTGCTCGACACCGCCGACATGTACGGCCCGCACACCAATGAAGAACTGATCGGCCAGGCGATTCGCGGCAAACGTGACCAGGTTTTTCTGGCCAGCAAATTCGGAATTGTGCGGGATCCGGCCAACCCCGCGGCCCGCGGCGTGAGCGGACGTCCCGAGTACATTCGCCAGTCCATTGAGGGCAGCCTGAAACGTCTGGGGGTTGAAACCCTGGATCTTTATTACCAGCACCGCATGGACCCCGGCGTACCGATTGAGGATACCGTCGGCGCCATGGCCGACCTGGTCAAGGCCGGCAAGGTGCGATACCTGGGTTTGAGTGAGGCCTCGGCCACAACTCTGGAGCGAGCGCACAAAGTGCATCCGATCAGTGCCCTGCAAAGTGAGTACTCACTGTGGAGCCGCGACCCCGAGGACAACGGCTGCCTGGCGGCATGCCAGCGTCTGGGTATTGCATTTGTGCCCTACAGTCCGCTGGGCCGGGGATTTTTGACCGGAGCACTGAAGTCTGCCGACGACTTTGCCGCCGATGATTACCGTCGCCTCAGCCCGCGTTTTCAAGGTGACAACTTCGCCAAAAACCTGCTGCTGGTCGAACAAGTGCAAGCCCTGGCCGCAGCCAAAGGTGTGACTGCCGGGCAATTGGCCCTGGCCTGGGTGCTGGCTCAGGGGGATTACCTGATCCCGATTCCGGGCACCAAACAACGCAAATACCTGGAAGAGAATGTCGCGGCACTGGACATCAAACTGAGCACCAGCGAACTGCAGGCACTGCAAGCGATCTTCCCGGCCAGCGCCGTGGCGGGACAACGCTATGCAGAAGAATCGATGAAGCAGCTCAACCGCTGA
- a CDS encoding translocation/assembly module TamB domain-containing protein, whose protein sequence is MIRGLKIVGLVLLALVLLVVIGVGVILGTQAGSRWVLGQVPGLQVDNFAGRLGGQWSADHLLWEQGTSRVEVDRPIFAWSPGCLTRMTLCIDQLQADRVSLQFPPGEDSSSGPVSLPDLKLPLAIEVGVVKVGNVLFNGIEQLKGMQMAAQWTAKGLQIDSVHVERDDLNVELSGLLQPNGDWPLTLQGNINLPAPDGKPLALALKVDGNVRNTLNLTADTSGYLNAHIAGELQPLADNLPAQLKITSEQFKPGFDLPDTLQLNQLVLTAKGDLKDGYELNGNATLPAENTPVNLLLKGRVDAKSAQVAALELTSGPQQHLKLSGQVDWHEGLSAEAKIDWLEFPWHNLYPVIAKPDVDLRAFSGEVSYRDGNYLGNFKADLDGPAGKFSLSSPFSGDLGKIFLPELKLVAGQGKAEGHVNVQFADGVAWDTALDLSAIDPAYWVAELPGTLAGPLRSTGEFKNERLKLDANLDLKGRLRGLPAMLQAKAVGEGEAWTVSALDIRLGDNRINGTASLQQQIKAQLDLNLPRLGQLWPELRGQLKGRVDVAGTLKAPQGKVVLNGQQLAFADNRLQNLTLDATLDRNQRGQINLKGSAIEAGDTQLGVLTVNGSGDIKRQQLKLALQGPTLQLGLALDGGLDKDNWRGRVVSGDVKAGGQNWVLQNPVRLERLADGRVNLGAQCWISGPASLCSEDQRLMPDPQLRFQLKQFPLDSLAQWFPKDFQWQGQLNADLLLDLPASGPKGQVVVDASGGTLRIKDKGQWLNLPYQTFKLTSNLTPNRVDTRFDFDGGKLGQLMLSARINPLPKNKPVTGEFRLSGLDVSVIRPFVPMVETLTGQLNGSGTIAGGLLAPHINGNVALTGGEVSGPQLPTNFENLQLTATINGETALLNGGWTSGKQGQGSISGDVAWGKATAVNILVKGNHLPVTVEPYAKLEVAPDLKISLNADNTLLIAGTVNIPKGEIVVRELPPSTVKVSDDTVIVGQQVSDEAPPMVVDMDINVVVGQELLTFSGFGLNADLAGQVHIGNNMDTRGELRLNNGRYRAYGQKLTIRRARLLFAGPIDQPYLDIEAIRQTDDVIAGIRLTGSAEQPTTQIFSEPAMSQEQALSYLVLGRPLTGTGEDDNLLAQAALGLGLMGSSGVTTDLANHLGIKDFELDTEGSGNDTAVVASGKINERLSVRYGVGVFEPASTIALRYKLSKRVYVEVASGVASSLDIFYKRDF, encoded by the coding sequence GTGATTCGTGGTTTGAAAATAGTCGGCCTTGTGCTGTTGGCGTTGGTGTTGCTGGTGGTTATCGGTGTGGGTGTGATTCTCGGCACCCAGGCAGGCAGCCGCTGGGTATTGGGGCAAGTACCCGGTTTACAGGTGGACAACTTTGCCGGGCGTTTGGGCGGCCAGTGGAGCGCCGATCATTTGTTGTGGGAGCAAGGCACCAGCCGGGTCGAAGTTGACCGGCCGATTTTTGCCTGGTCACCGGGTTGTCTGACCCGCATGACGCTGTGTATCGACCAGTTGCAGGCCGACCGGGTCAGCCTGCAATTTCCTCCGGGCGAAGACAGCAGCAGCGGACCGGTCAGCTTGCCTGATCTCAAATTGCCGCTGGCAATCGAAGTCGGGGTCGTGAAAGTCGGCAATGTACTGTTCAACGGCATCGAGCAGCTCAAGGGCATGCAGATGGCGGCACAATGGACAGCCAAGGGTTTACAGATTGACTCGGTACATGTCGAACGTGACGACCTGAATGTGGAATTGTCCGGCTTGTTGCAGCCCAATGGCGACTGGCCGCTGACCCTGCAAGGCAACATCAACCTGCCTGCGCCGGATGGCAAGCCATTGGCACTGGCGCTTAAGGTCGATGGCAATGTGCGCAACACGCTGAACCTGACCGCGGATACCAGCGGTTATCTCAATGCTCACATCGCGGGCGAACTTCAGCCTTTGGCCGATAACCTGCCGGCGCAGTTGAAAATCACGTCGGAGCAGTTCAAGCCCGGCTTCGACCTGCCGGACACCTTGCAGCTCAATCAACTGGTGCTCACCGCCAAAGGCGATTTGAAGGACGGTTACGAACTCAATGGCAACGCCACCTTGCCGGCCGAAAATACTCCGGTGAACCTGCTGCTCAAAGGACGAGTGGATGCCAAGAGCGCGCAAGTCGCGGCACTGGAGTTGACCTCCGGCCCGCAGCAGCACTTGAAGCTTTCGGGGCAGGTGGACTGGCATGAGGGATTGAGTGCCGAGGCCAAAATCGACTGGCTGGAATTTCCCTGGCATAACCTTTATCCGGTTATCGCCAAGCCGGATGTGGATCTGCGTGCCTTCAGCGGCGAAGTCTCCTACCGCGACGGTAATTATCTGGGCAACTTCAAGGCCGACCTCGACGGCCCTGCAGGCAAGTTCAGCCTCAGCAGCCCGTTCAGTGGCGATCTGGGCAAAATCTTCCTGCCGGAGTTGAAGCTGGTTGCCGGCCAGGGCAAAGCCGAGGGCCATGTGAATGTTCAATTTGCCGACGGTGTTGCCTGGGATACCGCGCTGGACTTGAGCGCCATCGACCCCGCGTATTGGGTCGCCGAATTGCCCGGCACGCTGGCGGGGCCCTTGCGCAGCACCGGCGAGTTCAAGAACGAGCGCCTCAAGCTGGACGCCAATCTGGATCTAAAAGGCCGTCTGCGTGGCTTGCCTGCCATGCTGCAGGCCAAAGCCGTGGGCGAAGGTGAAGCCTGGACCGTCAGTGCGCTGGACATTCGTCTAGGGGATAACCGGATTAACGGTACCGCCAGTTTGCAGCAGCAGATCAAGGCACAACTGGACCTCAACTTGCCGCGTCTGGGTCAGCTATGGCCTGAACTGCGCGGGCAACTTAAAGGTCGCGTCGACGTTGCCGGGACCCTCAAGGCTCCGCAAGGCAAGGTCGTGCTTAATGGCCAGCAATTGGCGTTTGCGGACAACCGCCTGCAAAACCTGACACTGGACGCCACCCTTGATCGCAATCAGCGCGGTCAGATCAACCTCAAGGGCAGCGCAATCGAGGCGGGAGATACTCAGCTCGGCGTACTGACCGTCAACGGTAGCGGCGACATCAAGCGTCAACAGCTGAAGCTGGCCTTGCAGGGGCCCACTCTGCAGCTGGGGCTGGCGCTTGACGGCGGTCTGGATAAAGACAACTGGCGCGGGCGAGTGGTCAGTGGTGACGTTAAGGCCGGCGGCCAGAACTGGGTGCTGCAAAACCCGGTACGCCTGGAGCGTCTGGCCGATGGCCGGGTCAATCTGGGGGCGCAATGCTGGATTTCCGGCCCTGCCAGCCTGTGCAGTGAAGACCAGCGTCTGATGCCGGACCCGCAGCTGCGTTTCCAACTCAAGCAATTCCCCCTCGACAGTCTGGCGCAATGGTTTCCCAAGGACTTCCAGTGGCAGGGCCAGCTCAACGCAGACCTGTTGCTGGACTTGCCTGCCAGCGGTCCAAAAGGCCAGGTGGTGGTGGATGCCAGCGGCGGTACTTTACGTATCAAGGACAAAGGCCAGTGGCTGAACTTACCGTACCAGACGTTCAAATTGACCAGCAACCTGACGCCCAACCGAGTCGACACACGGTTTGATTTTGACGGCGGCAAGCTGGGGCAATTGATGCTGAGTGCACGGATCAATCCGCTGCCAAAAAACAAGCCGGTTACCGGCGAGTTCCGTCTGAGCGGGCTGGATGTATCGGTGATTCGTCCCTTTGTGCCCATGGTCGAGACACTCACGGGGCAGTTGAATGGTTCGGGCACGATCGCGGGCGGTTTACTGGCGCCGCACATCAACGGCAATGTGGCTCTGACCGGTGGTGAAGTGTCCGGCCCGCAACTGCCGACCAACTTCGAGAACCTGCAGCTGACGGCCACCATCAATGGTGAAACCGCGCTGCTCAATGGTGGCTGGACCAGCGGCAAGCAGGGGCAGGGCAGCATCAGCGGTGATGTGGCCTGGGGCAAAGCCACGGCCGTCAATATATTGGTCAAGGGCAACCATCTTCCGGTCACGGTCGAGCCATACGCCAAACTCGAGGTTGCGCCTGACCTGAAAATTTCGCTCAACGCCGACAACACCTTGTTGATTGCGGGCACGGTGAACATCCCCAAAGGTGAAATCGTGGTGCGGGAGTTGCCGCCTTCGACGGTCAAGGTTTCGGATGACACCGTGATTGTCGGGCAACAGGTGTCGGATGAAGCGCCGCCCATGGTGGTCGACATGGACATCAATGTGGTGGTCGGGCAAGAGCTGCTGACGTTCTCGGGCTTTGGTCTGAATGCTGATCTGGCGGGTCAGGTCCATATCGGCAACAACATGGACACCCGCGGTGAATTGCGTCTTAACAATGGCCGTTACCGGGCCTATGGCCAGAAGTTGACGATACGCCGGGCGCGCCTGTTGTTTGCCGGGCCCATCGATCAGCCGTATCTGGACATTGAAGCGATTCGCCAGACCGATGACGTCATCGCCGGGATTCGCTTGACGGGCAGCGCCGAGCAGCCCACCACGCAGATTTTCTCGGAGCCGGCCATGAGTCAGGAACAGGCGTTGTCGTACCTGGTTCTGGGACGTCCGCTGACAGGCACAGGCGAAGATGACAACTTGCTGGCGCAAGCGGCCTTGGGGTTAGGGCTGATGGGCAGTTCAGGGGTTACCACTGATCTGGCCAATCATTTGGGGATCAAGGATTTTGAACTCGACACCGAAGGCAGCGGCAATGACACCGCAGTCGTGGCCAGTGGCAAGATCAACGAGCGTTTGAGCGTGCGTTATGGCGTTGGCGTGTTTGAACCTGCCAGTACCATTGCCTTGCGCTACAAGCTCAGTAAGCGGGTCTATGTGGAGGTCGCCAGCGGCGTCGCCAGCTCGCTGGATATCTTCTACAAACGGGATTTCTGA
- a CDS encoding autotransporter assembly complex protein TamA → MKSPGRFTSGLVLLISSFAAFAQSELVVKVKPANNALKANVEGYIGSLGDRDEAALLRFKRGAQEQALKASQALGYYQPIIEAEVSPGDPPRLVLSIDPGEPVHLRNVNVRVEGPAASLKAFQIPASDDLKPGAVLNQGNYEQAKRLILNRALRYGFFNGKFIKHELLVDPKGGFADINLVYESGPRYVLGKVSFAGDAPFDQILLQRMVPFKPDTPYDSELIAELNQNLQSSGYFEVVRVDAAPSTAVGQVIPVDVDLQTRKPRTMTLGLGYSTDTGPRGKASWTRHWDNPRGDSYGFESEISQPKQNVGAWYDIPLDPPLTDKLRLAAGYQYEEIANTDTLSKLLTVGPEWHSKLDNGWTRIVSLKWQREEYRLGDDDGLSTLLMPGVSYSVLRSDNRIDPSHGYSINTDVRVAKEGLMSDTNLLHGDIKFKALTTLWDKHRFLGRIQFGGSATNGYKSIPPSLRFFAGGDQSVRGYDYQSLSPRNSEGDRIGGRYMLAGSLEYQYQFAEKWRWATFVDQGNAFNTLDFPSLKTGVGVGIRWISPVGPIRLDLAHALDDDGGVRLHFSMGPEL, encoded by the coding sequence ATGAAGTCTCCAGGAAGATTTACCAGTGGTCTTGTCCTGCTGATCAGCAGCTTCGCGGCATTTGCCCAGAGCGAGTTGGTGGTCAAGGTCAAGCCGGCAAACAATGCCCTCAAGGCCAATGTGGAAGGCTATATCGGCAGCCTCGGCGATCGCGACGAGGCTGCCTTGCTGCGCTTCAAGCGTGGTGCCCAGGAGCAAGCGCTGAAAGCCTCCCAGGCCCTGGGATATTACCAACCCATCATTGAAGCCGAGGTCAGCCCCGGTGATCCGCCGCGCCTGGTGTTAAGCATTGATCCCGGTGAGCCGGTGCATCTGCGTAACGTCAATGTGCGCGTCGAAGGCCCGGCGGCCTCGCTCAAGGCTTTTCAAATCCCCGCCAGTGATGATCTAAAGCCCGGTGCGGTACTTAACCAGGGCAACTACGAACAAGCCAAACGGTTGATTCTGAACCGCGCCCTGCGCTACGGTTTTTTCAACGGTAAATTCATCAAGCACGAACTGCTGGTCGATCCTAAAGGCGGATTTGCCGATATCAATCTGGTCTACGAAAGCGGGCCGCGATACGTGCTCGGCAAAGTCAGTTTTGCCGGTGACGCCCCCTTCGATCAAATCCTGCTGCAACGCATGGTGCCCTTTAAACCCGACACCCCTTACGACTCGGAATTGATTGCCGAACTCAATCAAAACCTGCAAAGCAGCGGCTATTTTGAAGTCGTGCGCGTTGATGCTGCGCCGAGTACCGCGGTAGGGCAGGTGATTCCGGTCGACGTGGATCTGCAAACGCGCAAACCGCGCACCATGACTCTGGGTCTTGGTTATTCGACCGACACCGGGCCCCGAGGCAAAGCCAGCTGGACGCGCCATTGGGATAACCCGCGCGGTGACAGCTATGGCTTTGAATCTGAAATATCCCAGCCCAAGCAAAACGTCGGTGCCTGGTACGACATTCCCCTGGACCCGCCCCTGACCGACAAATTACGTCTGGCCGCTGGCTATCAGTACGAAGAAATTGCCAACACCGATACCCTGAGCAAATTGCTGACGGTGGGGCCGGAGTGGCACAGCAAGCTGGATAACGGCTGGACGCGGATTGTTTCGCTCAAGTGGCAGCGCGAAGAATATCGCCTGGGGGATGACGATGGCCTGAGTACATTGCTGATGCCGGGGGTGAGCTATTCGGTCCTGCGCAGTGATAACCGCATTGATCCGAGCCACGGCTACAGCATCAACACCGATGTCCGGGTGGCCAAGGAAGGTCTGATGTCGGACACCAACCTGTTGCATGGCGATATCAAGTTCAAAGCCCTGACCACCCTGTGGGACAAACACCGATTTCTGGGCCGTATCCAGTTTGGTGGCAGCGCAACTAACGGCTACAAGTCGATTCCGCCGTCCTTGCGTTTCTTCGCCGGTGGCGATCAAAGCGTACGGGGTTATGACTACCAGAGCCTGTCACCGAGAAACTCGGAAGGCGACCGCATCGGCGGGCGGTACATGCTGGCCGGCAGCCTCGAATACCAGTATCAGTTTGCTGAAAAATGGCGCTGGGCGACCTTTGTCGACCAAGGCAATGCGTTCAACACCCTGGACTTTCCAAGCCTGAAAACCGGGGTCGGTGTGGGCATTCGCTGGATCTCGCCAGTGGGCCCGATCCGTCTCGACCTGGCCCATGCGCTGGATGACGATGGCGGTGTCCGTTTGCACTTTTCGATGGGGCCTGAGCTGTGA
- a CDS encoding GNAT family N-acetyltransferase codes for MTQTSNAASQIQMLDSGYSREARSLLYQAYRHEPTFRYLFEAQHRGYEQRVRATVRELVKQHFLQDLPALGLLVNDRLVGIALIAPPQRRLGITESWAWQLRMLLSTGLRCTRRYLDYHQAVQACVPGDAVHMLPLLGIHPEFQGLHYGEQLLEAVHNWCAEDKHSEGVVLDTGNPHYQDFYKRQGYVEIGEVAIGPVLEHVFFHANPQVLHTETA; via the coding sequence ATGACGCAAACGTCGAACGCTGCCAGCCAGATTCAAATGCTCGACAGCGGCTATTCAAGGGAAGCACGTTCTTTGCTTTACCAGGCTTATCGCCATGAACCGACGTTCCGTTACTTGTTTGAGGCGCAGCATCGAGGCTACGAACAACGGGTCCGGGCCACGGTCCGGGAGTTGGTCAAACAGCATTTTTTGCAGGACTTGCCCGCGCTGGGCCTGCTGGTCAATGACCGTCTTGTGGGCATCGCCCTGATCGCACCGCCTCAGCGGCGCCTGGGCATTACCGAAAGCTGGGCGTGGCAATTGCGCATGCTGCTCAGCACCGGCCTGCGGTGCACGCGGCGCTATCTTGACTATCATCAGGCGGTCCAGGCCTGCGTGCCGGGCGATGCGGTACACATGCTGCCACTGTTGGGCATCCATCCAGAATTTCAAGGCTTGCACTATGGCGAACAGTTGCTTGAGGCCGTGCACAACTGGTGCGCTGAGGACAAACATTCCGAAGGCGTGGTGCTCGATACAGGCAACCCGCATTATCAGGACTTTTACAAACGCCAGGGTTATGTGGAAATCGGCGAAGTGGCGATCGGCCCGGTGCTCGAACACGTGTTCTTTCACGCCAACCCGCAGGTGTTACATACAGAGACAGCTTAA
- the xthA gene encoding exodeoxyribonuclease III, producing the protein MKIVSFNINGLRARPHQLAALIEKHQPDVIGLQETKVHDDQFPLADIEALGYHVHFHGQKGHYGVALLSRQAPLELHKGFASDEEDAQRRFIWGTFADENGQPVTIMNGYFPQGESRDHPTKFPAKQRFYSDLQQLLESQFSNEQPLIVMGDINISPQDCDIGIGPDNAKRWLKTGKCSFLPEEREWMERLKGWGLVDSFRYLHPDVTDRFSWFDYRSRGFEDEPKRGLRIDVILASRGLVPRIKAAGVDYDLRAMEKPSDHAPIWLELS; encoded by the coding sequence ATGAAAATTGTTTCCTTCAACATTAATGGCCTGCGCGCTCGGCCGCATCAGCTGGCAGCGCTGATCGAAAAACATCAGCCCGACGTGATCGGCCTGCAAGAAACCAAAGTCCATGACGATCAGTTCCCCCTCGCCGATATCGAAGCGCTGGGCTATCACGTGCACTTTCATGGGCAGAAAGGTCATTACGGGGTCGCCCTGCTCTCTCGCCAGGCGCCGCTTGAATTGCACAAAGGCTTCGCCAGCGATGAAGAAGATGCTCAGCGGCGGTTTATCTGGGGCACGTTCGCTGACGAAAACGGCCAGCCGGTGACCATCATGAATGGTTACTTCCCACAGGGCGAAAGCCGCGATCACCCCACCAAGTTCCCGGCCAAGCAGCGCTTTTACAGCGACCTGCAACAATTGCTCGAGAGCCAGTTCAGCAACGAGCAGCCATTGATCGTGATGGGCGATATCAATATTTCCCCGCAAGACTGTGACATCGGCATCGGCCCGGACAACGCCAAGCGCTGGCTAAAAACCGGCAAGTGCAGCTTTTTGCCTGAAGAGCGCGAGTGGATGGAACGTCTTAAAGGTTGGGGGTTGGTGGACAGCTTCCGCTACCTGCACCCGGATGTGACTGATCGCTTCAGCTGGTTTGACTATCGCAGCCGTGGTTTCGAAGACGAGCCCAAGCGCGGCCTGCGCATCGACGTCATTCTGGCTTCCCGGGGGCTGGTGCCACGCATCAAGGCTGCCGGTGTCGACTACGACCTGCGCGCCATGGAAAAGCCCTCGGACCATGCACCGATCTGGCTGGAATTAAGCTGA